The following proteins come from a genomic window of Martelella lutilitoris:
- a CDS encoding type IV pilus twitching motility protein PilT: MEANPETFSGGQVMPAVDLSNLMEDAYDPKEPYARVLNHEPLRFDGDMDPFQQLLVGASIKGASDIRIQTDSRIRIKMHGTQHFATARPLNASEVLSILSHMWRSEDAFSILRQGRPLDFSFEVPIDRHRRQRFRVNAKGVMKGAGDGISMTMRPLPTKTPTIDDVGLDTEVRPYMSPQNGIVVVAGATGQGKSTTLAGITRFHLENTADPKAIVDLQAPIEFTYSDVLTDHSDCASSIEQSEIGEGRNLPSFGDGVWAALRCAPDIISLGEARDKASLEGCLEASLTGHLVYTTTHAGSVAEGLRRMVVNFPAEERDARAFDLITSLQLFVVQHLVRTSDHRGRVPLREYLLFDDYVRDQFVSAPIGDWPKVVSRLMLESADRVLARSMHDAAQQKVDEGKVSYDDVRRLLPRH, encoded by the coding sequence ATGGAAGCCAATCCAGAGACGTTTTCAGGTGGCCAAGTAATGCCGGCGGTTGATCTCTCGAATTTGATGGAAGACGCCTATGATCCGAAGGAGCCCTATGCTCGCGTCCTGAACCATGAGCCGTTGCGTTTTGACGGCGACATGGACCCGTTTCAACAGTTGCTGGTCGGGGCCTCCATCAAAGGGGCGTCGGACATCCGGATACAGACCGACAGTCGTATCCGGATCAAGATGCACGGCACCCAGCATTTTGCGACGGCAAGGCCCCTGAACGCCTCCGAGGTCCTGAGTATCCTGAGCCATATGTGGCGGTCGGAAGATGCCTTCAGCATTCTGCGTCAAGGGCGGCCGCTGGACTTCTCGTTCGAGGTGCCGATCGATCGCCACCGACGTCAGCGTTTCCGCGTGAACGCCAAGGGCGTGATGAAAGGTGCCGGCGACGGCATTTCCATGACGATGCGGCCGCTGCCGACAAAGACGCCGACGATCGATGATGTCGGTCTCGACACTGAAGTGCGCCCGTACATGTCGCCTCAGAATGGCATTGTCGTGGTCGCCGGGGCGACCGGCCAGGGAAAGTCCACGACGCTTGCCGGGATCACGCGCTTTCATCTTGAGAACACGGCCGATCCGAAAGCGATCGTCGATCTGCAGGCGCCTATCGAGTTCACCTATTCCGACGTGCTGACAGATCATAGCGACTGCGCGTCTTCCATTGAGCAGTCGGAGATCGGCGAAGGGCGCAACCTGCCGTCGTTCGGCGACGGAGTGTGGGCGGCACTGCGCTGTGCGCCTGATATTATTTCGCTGGGAGAGGCCCGCGACAAAGCCTCCCTCGAGGGTTGCCTGGAAGCCAGTCTGACCGGCCACTTGGTTTACACCACCACGCATGCCGGATCGGTCGCGGAAGGCTTGCGGCGCATGGTCGTGAACTTCCCGGCCGAAGAACGCGATGCACGCGCGTTCGACCTGATCACGTCGCTCCAGCTCTTCGTCGTTCAGCACCTGGTCCGCACAAGCGACCATCGCGGCCGCGTGCCGCTGCGCGAGTATCTGTTGTTTGATGACTATGTGCGCGATCAGTTTGTTTCCGCGCCTATCGGGGATTGGCCGAAGGTCGTGAGCCGCCTGATGCTTGAGTCGGCCGACCGTGTTCTTGCCCGCTCCATGCATGATGCGGCCCAACAGAAGGTTGATGAGGGCAAAGTTTCGTATGACGACGTCAGGCGATTGCTGCCGCGCCACTGA
- a CDS encoding type IV secretory system conjugative DNA transfer family protein, with protein sequence MSQTLSHRRLRAMTLTGILMAAFLSSCATMKDETPEPPPIPQLGGPDDLTSPRYAPLSYKQFASRAKRGKLGGTEVEEQRYSVLRDAALAYGAQAGFERRSWEIMNDLERESIKLSETFNFNRVAFKAPRETGYVLPPVITRATAAINVTDNGRKSVAADEYYRIEEPGRLVAILPTWRDYLVLPLDTPREPDDRLLPQDDDETKVWSQYLDEGWSQGEQQADAALQENMNLLRRDYLGMVEYRKAVEAGLITNLVLKSSETRAAGDVDELYIGERRVEIDDAARFVKNPARWKPIQRRFQVAK encoded by the coding sequence GTGAGCCAGACCCTTTCTCACCGTCGCCTTCGTGCCATGACGCTGACAGGCATTCTTATGGCCGCGTTTTTGTCTTCATGCGCAACAATGAAGGACGAAACCCCGGAACCGCCGCCCATCCCGCAGCTCGGCGGCCCTGACGACCTTACCAGTCCGCGATATGCGCCCTTGTCCTACAAGCAGTTTGCTTCCCGGGCCAAACGCGGAAAGCTTGGTGGGACCGAGGTTGAGGAGCAGCGCTATTCGGTCCTTCGGGACGCAGCCCTTGCCTATGGGGCACAAGCAGGATTTGAGCGGCGCAGCTGGGAGATCATGAATGATCTGGAGCGTGAATCGATCAAACTCTCTGAAACCTTCAATTTCAACCGGGTCGCATTCAAGGCGCCGCGGGAAACAGGCTACGTGTTGCCGCCGGTGATCACCCGCGCCACGGCGGCGATCAACGTCACTGACAATGGCCGCAAGAGCGTTGCCGCCGACGAATACTACCGCATCGAGGAGCCAGGCCGACTGGTCGCCATTCTGCCGACCTGGCGCGACTATCTTGTGCTCCCGCTCGATACGCCGCGTGAGCCTGACGATCGCCTATTGCCCCAGGATGACGATGAAACCAAAGTCTGGTCGCAGTATCTCGATGAAGGCTGGTCACAGGGCGAGCAGCAGGCCGACGCTGCTTTGCAGGAAAACATGAACCTGTTGCGGCGCGACTATCTCGGCATGGTCGAGTATCGCAAGGCGGTGGAAGCCGGCCTTATTACCAACCTCGTGCTGAAGTCGAGCGAGACGCGCGCGGCCGGTGATGTCGACGAGCTCTATATCGGGGAGCGCCGTGTCGAGATCGACGATGCCGCCCGGTTCGTCAAGAACCCTGCCCGATGGAAGCCAATCCAGAGACGTTTTCAGGTGGCCAAGTAA
- a CDS encoding DotD/TraH family lipoprotein (Members of this family include DotD of type IVB secretion systems and TraH of plasmid conjugative plasmid systems, both lipoproteins.), with translation MRIAISLALAVLAGCTSTRDVPSDSPTINYIDNQVHLVRSELNDAALYQNVLEARATNTVEVRNPGIAQDPIMKIVDAEWQGTLDELTTRVASEVDYSVSASGEKSGAPILISTNFYNLTALGLLREAYGQAKGRARLVIDQGARHMTIYYARPEQSPIPHQEDLKP, from the coding sequence ATGCGCATCGCGATCAGCCTGGCACTGGCTGTGCTCGCTGGCTGTACCAGCACAAGAGACGTTCCGTCGGATTCCCCTACGATCAATTACATCGACAATCAAGTCCATCTCGTTCGAAGCGAGTTGAACGATGCAGCGCTCTATCAAAATGTCCTGGAAGCGCGTGCTACGAATACGGTTGAGGTGCGCAATCCGGGGATTGCCCAAGACCCGATTATGAAGATCGTTGATGCCGAATGGCAGGGAACGTTGGATGAGCTGACAACGCGGGTTGCCAGCGAAGTGGACTACAGCGTGTCGGCGTCCGGGGAAAAGTCCGGCGCTCCGATTTTGATCTCGACCAATTTCTACAATCTGACGGCCTTGGGATTGCTTCGGGAAGCCTATGGGCAGGCGAAGGGACGTGCGCGCCTCGTGATCGATCAAGGCGCCAGACACATGACAATCTATTACGCTCGCCCTGAGCAAAGCCCGATCCCGCATCAGGAGGACCTCAAGCCGTGA